One Dunckerocampus dactyliophorus isolate RoL2022-P2 chromosome 6, RoL_Ddac_1.1, whole genome shotgun sequence genomic window, GCATGCGCATCAGTCCgttgtcttccgctttccaaggctcatctagacttaagAGAAGTGGtattacttctgtgagtcattttggagtgtaagacaacaaaatatcaggagaatgtcgacttgGGCGAGTCATAACCGTCGATATAGTCAGATATTGTGTTGGCTTGTCGTcgaagctcacttctggtcatatGACTGCAACACGGGGGTGGCCATGGATCAGCGACGTCGTTGCTTTTTTGTGTAGGCTGTCTACACGAAAACGACAGggaagccattttcaaaaaaacacaatttcagGGCAACGAGAATGCTGTTTTCCGTGCAGGTGAGGCTGAAATGATACTTTCCCGTTTTGACCTGTAAGCGTTTCTGTTTGGATAACCCcttaggctttttttttacttctttacttttatttttactttggtGGTTTGAAAGCAATTAGTGTCCACAATGTGCCGAATTAGTAAATAGctgcatccagacaggaacaGATAACTgtttgaaaacaatgtaatacacaaggcacgcGTGGGGCTGTCCACAGACACACTGACAGAAACACGTGACACAGCAAACTATACAAGAAAGTACAAGTATAAGTCTGCTGTCTTCCGTTTTCCAAAGCTCATCTAGACTcacgacgaagtggaattaattctgcgagtcattttgcaGTTTgagacaacaaaacagcaggagaatgttgactggggTGAGTCGTGCTAGTCGAAATTTTCAGATATTATGTTTGCTTCCTGTCACGTGACTGCGACGGGTCTGTGACATCGTTTTCCGAAAGAAGCGGGTTGCTTGTCTACTCGGACATGACAAGCTGGCATTTTCGGATTTTCTCACTCTgtaagccgttttcaaaaaaatactgtttcaggtcacccagaactcagtttccgtgtggatgaaaggcttaTTGTACATGTGCGGTGTAGTGTGAGTTTGTAGCTCTTTTTAAGCAATATGCGTATAATAATGTAGCCAAAGATGTGTATTAAAAGCAAGCAGATGAGTTGCAAAGCAGTGGAGAAGAGGAAGGGAGGCAGGATGCTGAGGAAGGTGTTGCAAAGAGCTTGCAGTGGAGGGGGGAGGGACATGAGGCCAAAAGCAGGGAGGGGGTTTTGCTAATGATTTCACCTCCAGCTGTGGGGCTTGCTTAGAGTGAGAGAAGGGAAGGAAGGGGAAGGAAGGGAGAAACAGTGGCAGATGAAACAAAATGCACTTTGAAATCTTGTAAATAGAAAGAGAATAAGTGGGGGAAGGAGGGAGAGGTGTTTGTGGAAGCAtgcttgtaaatattaatgattctGTTCAAGCAAATAACCATATTTGCTCAGTGTGCTACACCCCCAGTTTTTTTAGACTGTCAAACTTGGACCTGGTTCTGTTTCGAAGGTGTGTCTTAGCATTCACACTAATTTAGCTCTCAGCATTGACAGCGATGTCTCAACAGCTGCCTGCCACAGTAAGCCCATGTATGCCAGTGTGGACATAGCCAAACAGAACATGGTAGGATAGGGTGTGTCTTTCATGCTTCAGGATATCTTTCATGCCTAATGTTTGCTCTCAGCTGAATGTGGACAAAGCGAAAGCAACGATGGGAGCGTGTGTGTGGTCCTCATACAGAAGAATGTGCTGTATTATCACCCCCAGCGTAGTTCAGTGTTACTGAGATGTTCTGTAAGCATggtggttgttgtttttccttcatgtaCCTACCCTGGCATTTTGGGATTAGTGGaaatgtgcgtgcgtgcatgtgcacaCACGTACATGTGCGTGAGAGTTCTGGTACAACATAAGGCCACGTTGAGCCATAGTGCTGgaggatgcacacacacacacacactctttgtCTGACAACACTTCCCTCCCCCTAACATTGTCGGACAGGCCCATCAAACTTTTATACTAATGGgcaatagtgtgtgtgtgtgtgtgcgcatgttaTCAAAAAACCTCTTGACCTGACTTGTCCCCTCAGATTTCAGGCTGGGGTCTCGGACAGGCCAGGCAGATGTAGCAAAGGGGGAAGGGAGCAAGAGTATGGGGAGACTGTAGTGGAGTTGAGCTTATCTGGTGTTATAGCGGTGGTGGCAGAAATGGGGGTCATCTAGTAGGGATTGGGAGTGTGTGTGGCAGGGGGGAAAGAGGGGGGAATCTCAGGCTTGGGATGGAAGAGGCTTGCTTGGATATGAAAATGGGCACAGTGGATGTCCCAAGGGTTTTGGGGTTGGGGCAAGCTTGGAATAGGGAGAGAGGGGGTTGTCTAGAGACACATTGAGGTTTGAGTGTGGGGGTTGACTGCGAGTGGCTTCCATAGATATCTTAATACTTATCAACCGTAATGAAATATTGTACACTAAAGGTTTGGTAACACTGACACCAATATCAACAATACTTTAAGCACACgttacggtggtgtgaaaaagtgtttgcccccttcctggttttatttttatttttttgcatgtttgtcacacttaaatgtttcagatctatccatccattttctataccgcttctcctcattagggttgcgggggtatgctggagcctatcccagctgacttcaggcgacaggcggggtaacaccctggactggtcgccagagaGCACgtatagaaaaacaaccattcacacttatgtacaatttagagtggccaattaacctaacatgcatgtttttagaatgtgggaggaaaccggagtacccggagaaaacctacgccCGCACGGGGAGAAGatggaaactccacacagaaatgcccaacggagattcgaaccgatctcctgactatgactgtgtagccaacatgctaaccactaagacCACCTTGCAGCCATGTTTCAGATAACCAAaccaattttaaatattagtcaatgacaacacaacacaaaatccaatttttaaatgaaactttttattattaagggaggaaaaaaaaatccagacctACGTGGCCCGATCCAAAGCGGATTACTGAAAAGGTAGTCAAAGTTAGTGCTTCGGACAACCAGCCCATTTCCGTTATGGAGAATGTGGGGTTTTGCCGTCTTAGAATGTATGCATCCACACTATATTCTGCCATCACAAAACTACATTGTTGATTTACAATACtaccaatttttttatttatttatttaatgaaataagctttttttgttgttttttactttcGTCCCTTGCTAAAATATTTTCAGTATTTCAGTATTTCCATAATCTATAACATTGTCAAAGTATGGGCTCGGGACTCAAAATCGTATCAGAGGACAAAAAATCTGATCAGGATCGGATGCCAGAAAAAGCCGATCGGGACATCCTATTTGCGCCATCTCACTGTATAGCGAAaaggtttctaatattttgatctGAATTTTTCAAAGTCCAAGATATGTAGCACAGTGCTACTGGAGGAGAAATTAGAAGTCAGACAGTGAGAGTACTTTATAGTTTTCCCATAGTGTAGCCTGCCTACTAAATAGATAATGGGACTTTCAGAATATATAAAAACACTACTGCAGACTAGCATggtctcatctttttttttttgttttacttctttGTTTTGAATACAATTCGGTTCCTGGGTGTAATGAATAAATCCTCAATTGAAAACTGTTCCCAGGACGTGTAGATACAGATATTGTAGCACCTTGTgagaatacactaggtccccaatttacgaacacccgactagcgaacactcgcggatacgaacacaggccgactggtctatattttattttattttgctttgtagtcagtcgctcagtcagtatttatactgctactgtacatgcttgaccagtagagggcactgtgacactgctaatgcagccttagagctaatgagaccaacagaggaagagttagacgctggggagatacagtgtaaagctaaatggaaagctaaattgtacaacccggacagagcgtgtgattaaagtttatgaagagttaataggcctgcttaattctacaccacccatagaacactacctcttttagaagagtctaacgacgatgacgacttgtcctttttttcaatatctcctccacaacgacgtatgctgggccactcctcttcaaaggtaaataacatttatcattacgtattattatcacttttattattgtttttttcattaattatcctcatttaatattactactgcatccaaattcatatttacatacatatgcatatactgtatatgtatacacgtacatgtagtactcatatcattggtaatattaccttttcccctacttaagaacgattcaacataagaacagtcgtctggaaccaattgagttcgttagttggggacttagtgtatgttGCACAGTGCGACACATGTTGTTAGGTTGTTCCCTAAAAATGTCACTCTGTATCCCTCCCCTGGTACTGGTTTGTGTTTTGCAAGGAAAATGTTGAACAACAAGGAGTATCTTTTTAAACGGACAACAAAAGCATCACAAACAGTACCAAAgctacattatttttcttccgTCATTGGAGATGCCACCCACTACAGATCTGCACATCTCCACCCACACCAAGTAACACCAATGACAGCCTGGACCTATGCCTCAGTGCTTCACACTTGTGTTATTTTAGCCTCACTTGTTTTGACCTGCTGTCACAAAAAGtgctcttttttgggggggttattTGGTGTTGAATGTATTTTGTCCGTTATTTAAGACTATTTGTTGGCTTCTGGTGTTATGTTACACAGAATAGAAGGAAAAGAAGAATATTGTTAAGAAGCCATTTTACTAGGGTTGTGAATGATGACCTGAtgtgaccggatatccggtttatACAGCTGCATCGGTAGCAACCTGCTCGGAGAAGAggagaatcagccataaatcctttgATGAATTGATTGTAAAGATATGCAGTGGGTATCGGGAGACTAGCAATTGGTTGACAATTGGTTTCTAAAACAAcgtgagagcctgggctgccggtgaAACGATTGCTTACAATGAAGACCAGAATTGATGCAAATAGTAGCAAGGTGTTAGCGCTAACTAGTCACCacgaaagattttcaacacataaGCAAAACAAAGATTTAAAGTTTGGATTTTACAAGAACGACAAAAGCCACGCCATTTGTACACTAGGCAGAGTAGCTCCGAAGCACAGTGGTGAAGTCAAAACATGTATCATGTTACTAGACTTAACAGaagggactaaactacattttatgtaacaatgtagctgatttcaaaacatgcaatatataaaattacaactaaatacattacttgtAACATTTTCAAAACTTATTTTAATGACGAcgttaacttgtgaatgtatgagcccctgtAAATCCTGCATGCAAGTATGAAGTGGGACGCTGTGTATAtctgcatttatttttaaagcgCTGCATAATGGTCTGTTTATTGGATAATGGTGGACATTTGAATTAACAGTTGCGTCTGTCTTATCTCACAAAGATGAAACTTACACGTTAAACGCTGTAATACGCTCTCTAAAACTTGCGAGGAAAAAAAACTAGAATGTGCTGTAAAGTGTAGTGTTTTACcaagtcacagcttaccatagtgtaaaaaaaatgcagtttcttttgCCGTTTGTTTGACCATTTTTCTGCTGCACCTCGCTGGTCTGTATGTttgcgtgtgtggggggggggaggggccaGGTACTCTGGCAGGGAGCAGCACAATGACACACACAGGAACGGCGCGACAGAATCTccgcacagcaaaaaaaaaagttactatATCGGTAACATAGTCACCTATATTGATTAATCTGTAATACGTAATAGTCGGCCCGCCAATTAATCGGTTGGCCTCTATTGCCAACATCCATATTGAGCCGTCAAGGGGCGCACTTTGTTCCTTATTGCCGCGAGAACCagcactagtctgtaaaacctcagtgGCTTTAGTTTGACATGGGGTACATACTAACTTTTGAACTtagagaaatatgatcttagagaaaaatgaaacttaaaacacttaaatgcgagaacaacgctgaaaacccacagcatttcagtatgtggaattcaattatggaacggactcagctaggaactcaaacaatgcacctagacgagcaaattaaaaaaacaatacaagcagttgtttgctaaatacaaggtaGAAGAGTCTTACACTTGCTTCATAATGCTtgtcttcatcttatttattattatattgattattgtatgtattgttctgtcatgcttgtttttatttgttatttattattgcacttattatatggaataatattacatggaacacaggaagtgaataatatgtactgcacaagatgtggaacggatgcgggtaggattaaataagctttgctttttcctactccttttggacatgtggaactgtgaaatgattcatgagatgtaatccattgtaacctgcatgcatgttcaaataaaatgaaaccaaaccaaagctgaggtcagctcatttgcatatagtcttCCGAGATTACATTttgagtttggtcaaagtacatgttttggatgcagcaaaatgcgtttggtgcacaatgacgTGTTATACTTCGTAAATCACAGCCGCTAAAATGTAAGTTCCATCGTTGAGTATTGTCAACGTATTTGTGACACACTTTTGCATGTCAAAAAATTGCAACGCACAAACGGGCTGAAGTTGATATGAAATCATGTTTTGTACGCGATAGacccaaacaaaatattcaACACTCTTTCCCCGGATTATTAAATGTGTCTGCATTATATCTTTATTTGGTGATAGCTGCAAATTAGTGTAGTATGTAGTATGCCCCTCGAAGTGAACCCAACCTCTCTGGAGAAAGACCCAAGTACATTTGACATGTAATTCTGTTTGTCTTTTgacttacagcatgcttggggatttAATGTGgttttacacattttacacattgCAAAATTGTAAGTGTCACTTTTATAGAATGGGCttctttttttataatttaagattaatgtctacatcaggggtgcccattatgttGATCTCGAGCTACCGGTCGATTGCGAAGGTAGCGTGGGTCGATCGCGTGTGTCACCCACGTCATAAACcctcactttgtagatgtcacatgacatcagtcatctGACATGAAGCTCCCTTCTTGAGTCGCACTTGCGCCTCCGCGCCAaagtggtgaacagatgtcTCCAGCAGGAGAGATGTGCAactttttatctttattattattattattattattgtcagaTTACACATAAACTTAACTGCCTATATGCCTATGTCGTTTacttgtagcagctagttatagagaaaaagtcaattgttttaATGGCTGCGCTTCGTACTTGGTGCATGTTTCATTCCAGTACCCTCCAATCATGTCTGCTCATGACGACCTCTTGCCATTTTATAATCATTTACCGTCTACATTTGCCATAGGCTGGTTCAGCTCAGCTCTCATTCAATGCAACTGGTGGCTGACTGTCACAACACTGAGGCGTATTTGACTATAGAccggggtcggcaacccgtggctctggagccgcatgtggctcttcagcctcaTTGTTGAGGCTCCCTTTGTAATGCTGAaatgtagaattttttttttaacacccgaGTGAGGAAAATGCACGTTTTtgaaaagtgttaaaaatatcCGTCTTTCTGTAAGCCCGTGAATGCATCatggctgagttctgactggtCATTGGATGAATGCAAAGAAGGGAGGGGAAACCGGTGTTTGCCTGCCTGCGTTCGCTGAGACATGACAGAAACGTCTTTTCCCCCAGCGGTAAGCTaaccattaatttttttttaataaaaaagaaacatcCCAGAAGAAAGTAGAGTTTTTAATTCTGTACGGACagattcctttgtcttctctgccaACAATGCTGGCTTATCTACTATTtttgatatgtggcgagaaacaacaaaaattgttgaaagacattttcaaaacaagtacCCTTGTgaaaagtagtaatttatttcaaagtagaccTACACATGTAACAGTGGTCATTTCTGCAGTACATGCACACTgtacttctgtttgttgtattctgttgtagCATGTAAACTTAAGAAAGATTAAAACtcttaaaagtttataagctattatgttttgcagctccagacaATTTTTCTTAAGTGGGTGACGggacaaaatggctcttttgatagtaaaggttcccaacccctgctctaaactCAAAATACATTCAGTTCAGGCTTGTTCTAACAGCGCAGTGAGCCTCCAAGCAGGTTCAGTAGGTATTGTTCTTTACAGGCTGTAGAACACAAACAGTGGCAGCTGTCCATGTGTGACTGTATGTCTGCAGGCCTTtccataactgtgtgtgtgtgtgtttctgcagCCTGCTCTCCAGCTGTTTCCTTTTAGCTATCGCACTGCTCTCAAGGTTGTTGagttgtgtgtgcgcatgtgcgtgtgcgtgttaaGCCACAGCCGctgagtcattttttttttttatcacacttTACCAATGTGTCTCTCCCATGAAGGGGGTAGGTGGAAGCAGGGGTTGGGGAAGTGTTGGTGAGGAGTCGATCTCAAAGTTGCCAgcccacattttttttggtttgttcaGGTGACCAAGCATGTGACACCTGGCTCACTcaaagtacagtggaatctcTAAGGTTGAACACAATACTTTACTGGTCagcctttaatttttttttttcatattttggaaCTGTTACATGCTATTTGTAATTTTAAGATTTTTGAtggtcataaaagtgtaaaaacaagctGACCAccattaatattaaaatgtaaaaacaataaaatgctgCTTCGTGACCAATGGTGGTTTCATGCGAAgatgtacataaaaaaaaacagtgaagcaAACAAAGCACTACCATAACTTTGATAAGAAGCGACCTACGGTGATGCTCGGCTGAAGTATTGGAATGCAGTTCCTTTTACATTACGTAACTTCTGGTGtatatttctgtattttctCTTCTCATGTTCTTCTCTTAATTCCTCATGTTGAGGTAGAtccattgttttaaaaaaaaaaaacagccacaaaaagacaaagaacaCACGGACCTAACTAATTGTTTGATGCTGAGCTATGATCATGACAGTGGTTCAAACTCTTTTGTGCGACTTTGgaggtggggttttttttcctgaaaaactGGAGGTTCCACTAAAAGTAACACTGAGCAAAGTACTACATTATTTCTATCCCATGCTGCCTAGCCCATGCACTGGAGGGGATGACTCTGCGCTGACACATGAACTTGTGTGACTGTTGCTCCAAAAGTGAGAGTCACTGCCTTACAGTAAGGGACGTGAGTCACTGATGATAGTGCTGCTGACTAACAATTTATACTCTCAATCTGGACGTCTACTTTGTTTGTGCGGGTGTGTGAGTGTCATGTGTCACTGTCTTTTTGTCTTCTCTTTGAGAAAGTTGAGCCATCCAGTTGAGGGTGTGTATGAATGACTCCCTAATGGGCCTGTGAGAGCCTGTCTTGCCTTTTGCATTTCCTCACTGCAAGAGGAAGTGACTCTGAACCCCGAGGGCCTCTGAGCAGTGGTGGTGCAATGTGCCCACGCTagtacgcgcacacacacatacacatagaaGCACCAACACAGAGAGGTGTGCACATACAGGAAATACCATGACTCACAAAGACGCTTAGTGTCTCAGCAGTTGTGTGGATTGTTGGCCAGAGGGATGGGAGAGCACAGTGAAATAGATTTGACACAGTGAATTGTATTTGATTGGAAAGCTTTGGTTCACTAACCGCAACACCCCAACCACTTTTTGACCCCTCCCTCCCCAGAGTGAAGAAAGCCCCAGTCCAAAGCGCCAGAGGCTGTCCGGCCAAGCTGTCTTGGAACAGCTAACCTCTTCCGCCTCACCACCATCCACCCCTTCTCCCCCCATCCGCCCCTGGGAGTCGGGACCTCCAAGCAGGAGACCATctcacccccacacacactacCACCAAGAGAGATCTCTCACGCCTGCTCGCCACAGACGCAGGTACCACCTTACAAATTTCTTCTACTTATTCCTTCTGCTAAAATGGCATAAATCAGGGGTGCTCGCACCTTTTCAGCCTGCGGGCTACTTTTAATATGACCGCGTCACAAAGATCTATCtcctagtataaacaacaaAGATATATAtctcaggggtgcacacacttctTCAGCATACAAGTTACAAATCAAAATGGTCTACCTCATActgtaaaacatataacatatataaaatctaaccggtaaactacTATACAAAATACTAATGACTACTGTTTCACATTCAGTTTCAAAGTTTCCAGGTCATGATATTcaacaattcaattcaaatatGGCAATAAATACGATGACACAAAATTCCTCaacagttgtgtacataacctgagtataATGTCCGTTAAAATTGCTATGTAGTATTCGTTATACACACatccaaatgaaaataataatgcaaaagacaatgcagccaaagtcaaggtaCAATATTAAACAGGTTTCAGCAAtgagcacattttccaattaatcatgacaTAGTAGTCTCATaaacaaaagtgtagaaaacacacatttctatagtggagttcaggacgcaaagcaattcatttgttttctacataactagctgctacaagcggataacttttgttatagacacaggcatcttaccgctgagttagtttatccgtattcgcaataataaagatgaaagttccAAATCCGTGTTGCTGTAgacatctgttcaccacttGCATTGACGCGGTGgcacaagagcgaatcaggaggggtgcttaatgtcagctgactacaaagtgacatttatttGGGTGACACACGCGATCGAACCACACTACCTTCACGATCGACTggtagcttgcgatcgacgTAGTGGACACCACTGGCATAAATTATTCCTAAATGTGAGCACGTTATCCTCCTCCCAGCCCCCCAGCCAGACGTCAGCGTGGCCGCATCTCGAGACCTTCTCGGCACTTGCATCCTCATCACCCCTCTCCTCAAGGACCTGCACCAACACAGTTCCATGACGAAAACTTGCACCACAGCTCACGTCCCTCGTTGCACCAGACATACCCAACGCACACCCCCAGCACCTATAGTCAGCCCCCCACCCCTGGAACAGGTATGGAGGATCCCAGAGCTTTCCATCCTCCCACCATGTCCCCACGGCTACTACACCCAGCTGCACATCACCACCATAAtcatcatcagcagcagcagcagcagccgcaTCATGCAACGTCACAGCAAGAGGCCATGGTCATGGATTTGCATGAACAGGTATGCCTCAGAtctgcttgtgtttgtgtgcgtgcgtgcgtgcgtgcgtgtgttaacTGTGTTAACTCCAGCTTCAGCAGGGCAGTGTACCCGTCTCCTATACTGTGACCCCAGTTGCACCTCACGGCCTTGCAGCACCACTGTGCAACGGTCACCTTCCCCCCAGCTGCTCTACACAACAAGTTCCTGCCTGTAGTGTGGTCTTCAGCACTGGACAACACTACCACCCGGTGAGAGCACAGTAGACTGTCGGATTGTGGGTGCTGTTTATTTAGGAGAAATTAAATCTGCAATATTTAAGTCATGTATAGAACATGCCAATGCAAGCGATTTTCTTGTTTGACTTTGGTACCACCTTGTGACAGGATGTGGTATGTCAGGATCTTGtgctaataaaaaaacactttttgccCTCCCCTCACATCCCTTTTTCAGATGTTGCAGGCATGTTCAATGCAGCATTTGCCTGTACCCTATGCCTTTCCCTCTCTGCTGTCCAGCGACCCTCAGTTCCTTCTTCCCCCTCCACCTCATCTCTCTCACCACCCGCCTCACCTCCATACCCATGGCCAGTTCTTGCCTTTCCAAACGCAACAGCCACGATCGGTaagacattaacattttttattttaaatgattcATGGTTGACTATTTTAGTTCTGTTTCAAGGATTcatattgtttgtttctcagcCCTTACAGAGGATCGAAAATGAGGTTGAACTTCTAGGAGAGCAGCTGTCAGTTGGTGGAGGCTTCAGCTACgcacatcaccaccaccaccatcaccaccagccTGCAGCTACCCTCCCGCCCTCCACACCACTCCACTTCCTTTCACATCATGACCACCTGTCACAGGAGCTCTTCACAATGGTGAGTATATTGATTTAATACTTTCATTATCATCAGGACCTCAAAATGGGTGGTGTGGGGTAAGCAAACTACGAACGAGGTACACCTTCCACCTGTCCGAGCATATCTGAATGACATGACCACTCTGACCACTACTGCAGCATGCACCAGGTGGTTACTTGGAAAACTGCAGGAGAATCTATCAGTGGTGTATCATCAGCAGTGTCTGAGCAGCCCATCAAAAGCCTGGGCGGATGGTACAATGCAAGCCTCAGGGACAAAGACCAAGTGCAGCAACTAAAGCAGGACATTACCAACAGTCTGGAAAACAACAAGACCCTACTGCCAGGGAAGCTCAAGCTCTGGTGTCTGTAGTTTGGACTTCTTCCTCGGGCAATGTGGTCACTTACCATCTATGACATCACAATAACAACTGTGGAAAAGACTTGGTACTCTGGTCCCCTTCACCGAAGTCTGTATACATCATAGAACTAGCAGTCCCATGTGAGAATTCACCTGAAGAGGCCTGTGAGTGCAATAAATTGCATTACACAGAATTGTCAGCAAACACACAGCAAGGAGGATGGAATGCGAAAGACTATCCAGTTGAAGTGGGGTGTAGAAGATCTGTAGCTTCTTCCATCATGAGGATGCTGAAGGACATCCAAGGACATGTTCTGCCACAGACAAATAAATCAGTCTCTTAAGTGGCCGAAAGAAGCAGTCAGTTGATATGGATTAAACAGAAGGATCCTTATTGGGTTCGAAGAACAGCAAGATGACCCGCTCACTAACCACCCCAGTGTTTCATGACTCTCTTATTCTGTGTAATTAGGGTCAGAATAATGAGGAATCAATTTTCTCTCTCCCATCTTTATCAGCCCTATCCCCACTTCATGCCTCGGCGATTCACCAGCCGGCGCTACCGCTCCCAACAGGCTGTGCCATCTTCAAGCTACCATCCCAGCTTCCTGCCTTACTTCTTGTAAGTAATTTAACTTGTGATTGATCCAT contains:
- the rnf38 gene encoding E3 ubiquitin-protein ligase RNF38, which produces MPIAATGQPTTQEPRVYPRLPSTPEPVPKGADLFDEAGAAESPERTEYGGVEGGRGVGGYSYSHSGTRSLQPASINSPPPQSPAASSSFLFHSLHGHQMVMEPPRTRSRSRSGYYQQYNGGNGITGTGVIGTNQQPYGGGCFPLGAHSSHAENQQRAPGSNASPGIQRLHSVPGAHRIPAEGDSGGSSHCHPEHAYGEESDKSEESPSPKRQRLSGQAVLEQLTSSASPPSTPSPPIRPWESGPPSRRPSHPHTHYHQERSLTPARHRRSPPARRQRGRISRPSRHLHPHHPSPQGPAPTQFHDENLHHSSRPSLHQTYPTHTPSTYSQPPTPGTGMEDPRAFHPPTMSPRLLHPAAHHHHNHHQQQQQQPHHATSQQEAMVMDLHEQLQQGSVPVSYTVTPVAPHGLAAPLCNGHLPPSCSTQQVPACSVVFSTGQHYHPMLQACSMQHLPVPYAFPSLLSSDPQFLLPPPPHLSHHPPHLHTHGQFLPFQTQQPRSPLQRIENEVELLGEQLSVGGGFSYAHHHHHHHHQPAATLPPSTPLHFLSHHDHLSQELFTMPYPHFMPRRFTSRRYRSQQAVPSSSYHPSFLPYFLSMLPVPPNVAPTISLELDVDDGEVENYEALLNLAERLGEAKPRGLTKADIEQLPSYRFNPNNHQSEQTLCVVCMCDFESRQLLRVLPCNHEFHAKCVDKWLKANRTCPICRADASAVHRDSE